A region from the Citrobacter telavivensis genome encodes:
- the ltaE gene encoding low-specificity L-threonine aldolase, translated as MIDLRSDTVTRPGRAMLEEMMAAPVGDDVYGDDPTVNALQQYAADLSGKEAALFLPTGTQANLVALLSHCERGEEYIAGQGAHNYLYEAGGAAVLGSIQPQPIDAAGDGTLPLDKVAAKIKADDIHFARTRLLSLENTHNGKVLPREYLREAWEFTRERGLALHVDGARIFNAVVAYGCELKDVAQYCDSFTICLSKGLGTPVGSLLVGSRDYIKRATRWRKMTGGGMRQAGILAAAGLYALKNNVARLQDDHDNAAWLAEQLREAGADVMRHDTNMLFVRVGEANAAALGEHMKAHGVLINASPIVRLVTHLDVSREQLANVVAHWRTFLNR; from the coding sequence ATGATAGATCTACGCAGTGATACCGTCACCCGTCCGGGTCGCGCCATGCTCGAAGAAATGATGGCCGCCCCGGTCGGAGACGACGTGTACGGAGATGACCCTACCGTTAACGCGCTCCAGCAATACGCCGCTGACCTTTCTGGTAAAGAAGCGGCGTTATTTTTACCCACCGGTACCCAGGCCAACCTCGTGGCGCTACTCAGCCACTGCGAGCGCGGCGAAGAGTATATCGCCGGTCAGGGGGCGCATAACTATCTGTATGAAGCCGGTGGCGCGGCAGTGCTCGGCAGCATTCAACCGCAGCCCATTGACGCCGCGGGCGATGGTACGCTGCCGCTGGATAAAGTCGCCGCAAAAATTAAGGCCGATGACATCCATTTTGCCCGTACCCGCCTGCTGAGCCTGGAAAATACACACAACGGCAAAGTGCTGCCGCGTGAGTATCTGCGCGAGGCGTGGGAGTTTACCCGTGAGCGCGGTCTGGCGCTGCACGTTGACGGCGCGCGTATTTTTAATGCCGTCGTGGCCTACGGGTGTGAACTCAAAGACGTCGCGCAGTATTGCGACTCCTTTACCATCTGCCTGTCAAAAGGGCTGGGAACGCCGGTGGGATCGTTACTGGTCGGCAGCCGCGATTATATCAAGCGCGCCACGCGCTGGCGCAAAATGACCGGCGGCGGCATGCGTCAGGCCGGTATCCTGGCGGCGGCCGGACTGTATGCCCTGAAAAATAACGTTGCCCGTCTGCAGGACGATCATGACAACGCGGCCTGGCTGGCAGAACAACTGCGGGAAGCCGGGGCGGACGTGATGCGTCACGACACCAACATGCTGTTTGTCCGCGTGGGTGAAGCCAACGCGGCGGCCCTGGGCGAGCACATGAAGGCACATGGCGTGCTGATCAACGCGTCGCCGATTGTCCGTCTTGTGACCCACCTGGACGTCTCACGGGAACAGCTTGCCAATGTTGTCGCCCACTGGCGCACGTTCCTGAATCGTTAA
- a CDS encoding DUF2867 domain-containing protein has translation MPQRIVVLGASGYIGQHLVQALSQQGHQVLAAARRIERLEKQQLPNVSCHKVDLNWPTHLSSLLTNVDTVYYLVHGMGEGGDFIAHERQVALNVRDALRETPVGQLIFLSSLQAPEHEQSDHLRARQITADTLRESGVPMTELRAGIIVGAGSAAFEVMRDMVYNLPILTPPRWVRSRTTPIALENLLYYLVALLEHPSPTHRILEAAGPQVLSYQEQFEHFMAVSGKHRWLIPIPFPTSWISVWFLNVITSVPPTTAKALIQGLRHDLLADDSELRALIPQKLIAFDDAVRSTLKEEEELVNSSDWGYDAQAFARWRPEYGFFAKQAGFTVKTHASLSALWRVVNRLGGKEGYFFGNALWKIRAALDLLVGHRLAKGRPEHELLQPGDAVDSWKVIIVEPEKQLTLLFGMKAPGLGRLSFTLEDKGDHREIDVRAWWHPHGMPGLFYWLLMIPAHLFIFRGMAKKIARLAEQITDKS, from the coding sequence GTGCCGCAACGCATAGTGGTTCTTGGCGCCAGTGGTTACATTGGTCAGCATCTGGTGCAGGCGCTCAGCCAGCAAGGACACCAGGTGCTGGCGGCGGCACGTCGCATTGAGCGACTGGAAAAACAACAGTTACCCAACGTCAGCTGTCATAAGGTCGACCTGAACTGGCCGACGCATCTTTCTTCTCTGCTGACAAATGTCGATACCGTCTACTATCTGGTGCATGGTATGGGAGAAGGCGGCGATTTTATCGCCCATGAACGTCAGGTCGCGCTTAACGTACGTGACGCCCTGCGGGAAACGCCGGTCGGGCAGTTGATTTTTCTTAGCTCCCTGCAGGCACCGGAGCACGAGCAGTCCGACCATCTGCGGGCCCGGCAGATAACCGCCGATACCCTGCGTGAATCTGGCGTGCCGATGACGGAACTGCGCGCCGGGATTATCGTCGGTGCCGGTTCCGCCGCTTTTGAAGTGATGCGCGACATGGTCTACAACCTGCCGATACTGACCCCGCCGCGCTGGGTTCGTTCGCGCACCACGCCCATTGCGCTGGAAAATCTGCTGTACTATCTGGTGGCGCTGCTGGAGCACCCTTCCCCGACGCATCGGATCCTCGAAGCCGCCGGGCCGCAGGTGCTCAGCTACCAGGAGCAGTTCGAACATTTCATGGCGGTGAGCGGCAAACATCGCTGGCTTATCCCCATCCCCTTTCCGACCAGTTGGATTTCAGTCTGGTTCCTGAACGTCATCACCTCGGTGCCGCCGACCACCGCGAAAGCGTTGATACAGGGCCTCAGACACGACCTGCTGGCCGATGACAGCGAGCTACGGGCATTGATACCCCAGAAGCTTATCGCCTTTGACGACGCCGTACGCAGCACGCTAAAGGAAGAAGAGGAACTGGTGAATTCCAGCGACTGGGGCTATGACGCACAGGCGTTTGCCCGCTGGCGACCTGAATATGGTTTTTTCGCCAAACAGGCCGGATTTACCGTGAAGACGCACGCCAGCTTGTCGGCATTGTGGCGAGTCGTGAACCGTCTGGGCGGCAAAGAGGGCTATTTCTTCGGCAATGCCTTGTGGAAGATCCGCGCGGCGCTGGATCTGTTAGTCGGTCATCGGCTGGCAAAAGGTCGTCCTGAACATGAACTGCTTCAACCGGGCGATGCCGTAGACAGTTGGAAAGTGATTATCGTCGAGCCGGAAAAACAGCTCACGCTGCTGTTTGGCATGAAGGCGCCGGGGCTGGGACGGTTAAGTTTTACCCTTGAAGATAAAGGTGACCATCGCGAGATTGACGTCCGTGCCTGGTGGCATCCGCATGGTATGCCGGGGCTATTCTACTGGCTGCTGATGATCCCGGCGCACCTGTTTATTTTCCGGGGGATGGCAAAAAAAATTGCCAGACTTGCAGAACAAATCACAGATAAATCGTAA
- a CDS encoding SDR family NAD(P)-dependent oxidoreductase: MKVLVTGATSGLGRNAVEFLRNKGISVRATGRNEAMGKLLEKMGAEFVHADLTELVSSQAKVMLAGIDTLWHCSSFTSPWGTQEAFDLANVRATRRLGEWAVAWGVRNFIHISSPSLYFDYHHHRDIKEDFRPHRFANEFARSKAAGEEVISLLAQANPQTRFTVLRPQSLFGPHDKVFIPRLAHMMHHYGSVLLPHGGSAMVDMTYYENAVHAMWLASQTLCDTLPSGRVYNITNGEPRTLRSIVQKLIDELNIHCRIRSVPYPMLDMIARSLEHFGNKSAKEPALTHYGVSKLNFDFTLDISRAEEELGYKPRVTLDEGIVQTAAWLRDHGKLHR, from the coding sequence ATGAAGGTACTGGTTACCGGCGCAACCAGCGGCTTAGGACGAAACGCGGTTGAGTTTTTGCGCAACAAAGGCATCAGCGTCAGAGCGACCGGTCGCAACGAAGCGATGGGTAAACTGCTCGAGAAAATGGGCGCGGAGTTTGTGCATGCGGATCTGACCGAGCTGGTCTCTTCGCAGGCGAAAGTCATGCTTGCAGGCATTGATACGCTGTGGCACTGCTCAAGTTTCACCTCCCCCTGGGGAACCCAGGAAGCCTTTGATCTGGCAAACGTTCGTGCGACCCGCCGTCTTGGCGAATGGGCCGTCGCATGGGGTGTGCGTAACTTTATCCATATCTCCTCCCCGTCGCTTTACTTCGATTATCACCATCATCGCGATATCAAAGAAGATTTTCGCCCGCATCGTTTTGCTAACGAGTTTGCCCGCAGCAAAGCCGCCGGAGAAGAGGTCATCAGCCTGCTGGCCCAGGCCAATCCGCAGACGCGGTTTACGGTGCTACGCCCGCAAAGCCTGTTTGGTCCGCATGACAAAGTGTTTATCCCCCGTCTGGCGCACATGATGCACCACTACGGCAGCGTGCTGTTGCCGCATGGCGGCAGCGCGATGGTTGATATGACCTATTATGAGAACGCTGTCCACGCTATGTGGCTGGCGAGTCAGACACTGTGCGACACCCTGCCTTCGGGTCGGGTGTACAACATCACCAACGGTGAGCCCAGAACCCTGCGCAGTATCGTGCAAAAACTGATTGATGAACTGAACATCCACTGCCGGATCCGCTCAGTGCCCTACCCGATGCTGGATATGATCGCTCGCAGCCTGGAGCACTTTGGTAATAAGTCAGCCAAAGAGCCGGCGTTAACCCACTATGGGGTGTCGAAGCTGAATTTCGACTTTACGCTGGATATCAGTCGCGCCGAAGAGGAACTGGGGTATAAGCCGAGGGTGACGCTGGATGAAGGCATTGTGCAAACCGCCGCGTGGCTACGCGACCACGGAAAACTGCATCGCTAG
- a CDS encoding N-acetylmuramoyl-L-alanine amidase (catalyzes the cleavage of the bond between muamic acid and l-alanine), whose product MKTWLWLVALALLLTGCTGEKGIVDREGYQLDTRHQAQAAYPRIKVLVIHYTADDFDGSLATLTDKNVSSHYLIPAVPPLHRGIPRIWQLVPEQDLAWHAGISFWRGATRINDTSIGIELENRGWQKSAGGKYFFPFETAQIQALIPLAKDIIARYDIKPQNVVAHADIAPQRKDDPGPRFPWQALAEQGIGAWPDAQRVNFYLAGRAPNAPVEMASLLDLLSRYGYEVKPEMTAREQQRVVMAFQMHFRPTLWNGVADAETQAIAEALLEKYGQG is encoded by the coding sequence ATGAAGACATGGCTGTGGCTGGTGGCCCTGGCACTGCTGTTAACGGGGTGTACGGGTGAAAAGGGGATTGTTGACAGAGAAGGCTACCAGCTCGATACCCGTCATCAGGCGCAGGCGGCGTATCCTCGCATCAAAGTGTTAGTGATCCACTATACGGCGGACGATTTCGATGGCTCGCTGGCGACGTTGACGGATAAAAACGTCAGCTCGCATTATCTGATCCCGGCGGTGCCGCCGTTACATCGGGGTATACCGCGTATCTGGCAACTGGTACCGGAACAGGATCTGGCGTGGCATGCGGGCATCAGCTTTTGGCGCGGTGCGACGCGCATTAACGACACCTCAATTGGCATTGAACTGGAAAATCGCGGCTGGCAAAAATCGGCGGGTGGAAAGTATTTTTTCCCGTTTGAAACCGCGCAGATTCAGGCACTGATACCGCTGGCGAAAGACATTATCGCCCGTTATGACATTAAGCCGCAGAACGTGGTTGCGCATGCGGACATCGCCCCGCAGCGAAAAGACGACCCCGGCCCGCGGTTTCCCTGGCAGGCGCTGGCAGAGCAGGGTATTGGCGCCTGGCCTGATGCGCAGCGGGTCAATTTCTATCTTGCCGGACGGGCACCGAACGCCCCTGTTGAGATGGCATCACTGCTGGACCTGTTGTCGCGTTATGGTTATGAGGTGAAGCCTGAAATGACCGCACGTGAGCAGCAGCGCGTGGTGATGGCGTTCCAGATGCATTTCCGCCCGACGCTATGGAACGGCGTTGCCGATGCCGAAACGCAGGCGATTGCTGAGGCGCTGTTGGAGAAGTACGGGCAGGGCTAG
- a CDS encoding heavy metal-binding domain-containing protein: MQFSTTPTLEGQSIVEYCGVVTGEAILGANIFRDFFAGIRDIVGGRSGAYEKELRKAREIAFAELGEQAKALGADAVVGIDIDYETVGKDSSMLMVSVSGTAVKTRR; this comes from the coding sequence ATGCAATTTTCGACAACCCCCACGCTTGAAGGACAGAGCATCGTGGAATACTGCGGTGTGGTCACCGGCGAAGCCATTCTGGGCGCGAACATCTTCCGGGACTTTTTTGCCGGTATTCGCGATATCGTCGGCGGTCGTTCAGGCGCTTATGAAAAAGAGTTACGTAAAGCGCGTGAGATTGCCTTTGCAGAACTGGGTGAGCAGGCGAAAGCGCTGGGTGCTGACGCGGTGGTCGGCATTGATATCGATTACGAAACGGTCGGCAAAGACAGCAGCATGCTGATGGTCAGCGTGAGCGGGACTGCGGTGAAAACCCGCCGATGA
- a CDS encoding lipoprotein has protein sequence MRYSKLSLLVPCALLLSACTTVTPAYKDNGPRTGACVDGGPDSVAQQFYDYRIQHRSNDITALRPYLSDNLAKLLSDASRDSAHRQLMSSDPFSSRATPPDSASVASASTIPNSDARNIPLRVALKQGDQNWQDEVLMIREGQCWVIDDVRYLGGSVHAPAGTLRQSVENR, from the coding sequence ATGCGCTATTCGAAACTCTCCCTGCTTGTCCCCTGCGCGCTGCTGCTCAGCGCCTGCACCACCGTCACGCCAGCCTACAAAGACAATGGGCCGCGTACGGGTGCCTGTGTGGATGGCGGCCCGGACAGTGTGGCTCAACAATTCTATGACTATCGTATCCAGCACCGCAGTAATGATATCACCGCCCTGCGCCCTTACCTGAGCGACAACCTGGCGAAACTGCTGTCGGATGCCAGTCGGGACAGTGCGCATCGTCAACTGATGAGCAGCGATCCGTTCTCCAGTCGCGCAACGCCGCCGGACAGCGCCAGCGTTGCCAGCGCCTCGACCATACCGAATAGTGATGCACGCAACATTCCGCTGCGCGTTGCACTGAAACAGGGCGATCAGAACTGGCAGGATGAAGTGCTGATGATCCGCGAAGGTCAGTGCTGGGTCATTGATGACGTGCGTTATCTGGGCGGCAGCGTGCATGCCCCTGCCGGTACGCTTCGCCAGTCGGTAGAAAACCGTTAA
- the artP gene encoding arginine ABC transporter ATP-binding protein ArtP: MSIQLNGINCFYGAHQALFDITLDCPQGETLVLLGPSGAGKSSLLRVLNLLEMPRSGTLSIAGNQFDFRKTPSDKAIRELRQNVGMVFQQYNLWPHLTVQQNLIEAPCRVLGLSKDQALARAEKLLDRLRLKPYSDRFPLHLSGGQQQRVAIARALMMEPQVLLFDEPTAALDPEITAQIVSIIRELAETNITQVIVTHEVEVARKTASRVVYMENGHIVEQGNASCFADPQTEAFKNYLSH, encoded by the coding sequence ATGAGTATTCAATTAAACGGCATTAACTGCTTCTACGGCGCGCATCAGGCGCTGTTCGATATCACGCTGGATTGCCCGCAGGGTGAAACACTGGTGTTACTGGGTCCAAGCGGGGCCGGTAAAAGCTCACTGCTGCGGGTACTCAATCTACTAGAGATGCCGCGTTCAGGTACGCTCAGCATTGCGGGAAACCAGTTCGACTTCCGCAAAACGCCGTCAGATAAAGCGATTCGCGAACTGCGTCAGAATGTCGGAATGGTCTTTCAGCAATACAATCTGTGGCCGCACCTCACCGTGCAACAGAACCTGATTGAAGCGCCCTGCCGCGTGCTGGGCCTGTCAAAAGATCAGGCGTTAGCTCGTGCGGAAAAATTGCTGGATCGCCTGCGTCTGAAACCTTACAGCGATCGTTTTCCGCTGCATCTTTCCGGCGGTCAGCAACAGCGTGTGGCCATTGCCCGTGCGCTGATGATGGAGCCGCAGGTGCTGCTGTTTGATGAGCCCACCGCCGCGCTGGATCCAGAAATCACCGCGCAAATCGTCAGCATCATTCGTGAACTGGCGGAAACCAACATTACACAAGTGATCGTAACGCACGAAGTGGAAGTGGCGCGTAAAACCGCCAGTCGCGTCGTGTATATGGAAAACGGTCATATCGTCGAGCAGGGTAATGCAAGTTGCTTTGCCGACCCGCAGACCGAAGCATTTAAAAACTATCTCTCTCACTAA
- a CDS encoding arginine ABC transporter substrate-binding protein — MKKVLIAALIAGFSLSATAAQTIRFATEASYPPFESMDANNKIVGFDVDLANALCKEIDATCTFTNQAFDSLIPSLKFRRFDAVMAGMDITPEREKQVLFTTPYYDNSALFIGQQGKFASIDQLKGKKVGVQNGTTHQKFIMDKHPEITTVPYDSYQNAKLDLQNGRIDGVFGDTAVVTEWLKDNPKLAPVGDKVTDKDYFGTGLGIAVRQGNAELQQKFNTALEKVKKDGTYETIYNKWFQK, encoded by the coding sequence ATGAAAAAAGTTCTGATTGCCGCGCTTATCGCAGGCTTTAGCCTTTCTGCTACAGCAGCCCAGACCATTCGTTTTGCGACCGAAGCGTCCTATCCTCCGTTTGAATCGATGGACGCTAATAACAAGATTGTCGGCTTTGATGTCGATCTGGCCAATGCGCTGTGTAAAGAGATCGACGCGACCTGTACCTTTACCAACCAGGCGTTTGACAGCCTGATTCCCAGCCTGAAATTCCGTCGTTTCGATGCGGTGATGGCCGGGATGGATATCACGCCTGAGCGTGAAAAACAGGTGCTGTTCACCACCCCTTACTATGACAACTCCGCACTGTTCATTGGTCAGCAGGGTAAATTCGCCAGCATTGATCAGTTGAAAGGTAAGAAAGTGGGCGTGCAGAACGGCACCACTCACCAGAAATTCATCATGGATAAACACCCGGAAATCACCACGGTTCCGTATGACAGCTACCAGAATGCGAAACTGGATCTGCAAAACGGCCGCATTGACGGCGTATTTGGTGATACGGCGGTGGTCACAGAGTGGCTGAAAGACAATCCGAAGCTGGCCCCGGTTGGCGACAAAGTGACGGATAAAGATTACTTCGGCACCGGCCTCGGCATCGCCGTCCGCCAGGGCAACGCGGAACTGCAGCAGAAATTCAACACTGCGCTGGAAAAAGTGAAGAAAGATGGGACTTACGAGACCATCTATAACAAATGGTTCCAGAAGTAA
- the artQ gene encoding arginine ABC transporter permease ArtQ, with translation MNEFFPLASAAGMTVGLAVCALILGLALAMLFAVWESVKWRPVAWTGSALVTILRGLPEILVVLFIYFGSSQLLLMLSDGFTVNLGVVQIPVQMEIENFDVSPFLCGVIALSLLYAAYASQTLRGALKAVPLGQWESGQALGLSKTAIFFRLVMPQMWRHALPGLGNQWLVLLKDTALVSLISVNDLMLQTKSIATRTQEPFNWYIIAAAIYLVITLVSQYILKRIDLRATRFERRPG, from the coding sequence ATGAACGAATTTTTCCCACTTGCAAGCGCCGCCGGGATGACCGTCGGCCTTGCCGTTTGTGCACTGATCCTCGGCCTGGCGCTGGCGATGCTGTTCGCCGTCTGGGAGTCAGTGAAATGGCGTCCTGTCGCGTGGACGGGTTCCGCGCTGGTCACCATTTTACGCGGCCTGCCGGAAATTCTGGTGGTGCTGTTTATCTATTTCGGCTCCTCTCAACTGCTGCTGATGCTCTCTGATGGCTTTACTGTCAACCTGGGCGTGGTGCAGATCCCGGTACAAATGGAGATCGAAAACTTCGACGTCAGCCCCTTCCTGTGCGGCGTGATTGCCCTCTCTCTGCTCTACGCGGCCTATGCGTCACAAACGCTGCGCGGCGCGCTGAAAGCCGTACCGCTGGGTCAGTGGGAGTCCGGTCAGGCGCTGGGACTGTCGAAGACCGCCATTTTCTTCCGGCTGGTGATGCCGCAGATGTGGCGTCACGCGCTGCCAGGGCTGGGCAACCAGTGGCTGGTATTGCTGAAAGATACTGCGCTGGTGAGCCTTATCAGTGTCAACGACCTGATGCTGCAAACCAAGAGCATTGCCACGCGAACTCAGGAACCGTTTAACTGGTACATTATTGCGGCGGCGATCTACCTGGTGATTACGCTGGTGAGTCAGTACATTCTCAAACGCATTGACCTGCGCGCGACACGTTTTGAGCGGAGACCGGGCTGA
- the artM gene encoding arginine ABC transporter permease ArtM, producing MLEYLPELLKGLHTSLTLTVASIVVALILALIFTIVLTLKTPVVVWLVRGYITLFTGTPLLVQIFLIYYGPGQFPTLQEYPVLWHLLSEPWLCALIALSLNSAAYTTQLFYGAIRAIPEGQWQSCGALGMSKKDTLAILLPYAFKRALSSYSNEVVLVFKSTSLAYTITLMEVMGYGQLLYGRTYDVMVFGAAGVIYLVVNGLLTLMMRLIERKALAFERRN from the coding sequence ATGCTTGAGTATTTACCTGAACTGCTTAAAGGGCTGCACACCAGCCTGACGCTGACGGTTGCGTCCATTGTCGTCGCCCTGATTCTGGCGCTGATTTTTACTATCGTTCTGACGCTTAAAACGCCGGTTGTGGTCTGGCTGGTTCGTGGCTATATCACGCTGTTTACCGGTACCCCGCTGCTGGTGCAGATTTTCCTGATCTACTATGGACCGGGGCAATTCCCGACGCTGCAAGAGTATCCGGTTCTGTGGCATCTGCTGTCGGAGCCGTGGCTGTGCGCGCTGATTGCGCTGTCGCTCAATAGTGCAGCCTATACCACGCAGCTGTTCTACGGCGCGATCCGCGCAATTCCGGAAGGCCAGTGGCAGTCCTGCGGCGCGCTGGGGATGAGCAAGAAAGACACGCTGGCGATCCTGTTGCCATATGCCTTTAAACGCGCCCTCTCCTCGTATTCCAACGAAGTGGTGCTGGTGTTCAAGAGTACCTCTCTGGCTTATACCATTACCCTGATGGAAGTGATGGGATACGGTCAGCTGCTGTATGGTCGCACCTACGATGTGATGGTGTTCGGCGCAGCGGGCGTCATCTACCTGGTAGTCAACGGCCTGTTGACGTTAATGATGCGTCTTATCGAGCGCAAAGCGCTGGCTTTCGAACGCCGCAACTAA
- a CDS encoding arginine ABC transporter substrate-binding protein, with product MKKLVLAALLASFAVGASAAEKISFGVSATYPPFESMDANNQIVGFDLDLAKALCKQMQAECTFTNHAFDSLIPALKFKKYDAVISGMDITPERSKQVAFTAPYYANSALVISKKGTYKTFADLKGKRIGMENGTTHQKYLQDKHPEVKTVAYDSYQNAFIDLKNGRIDGVFGDTAVVNEWLKTNPQLGPATEKVTDPQYFGTGLGIAVRPDNKVLLEKLNAALVAIKADGTYQKINDQWFPQ from the coding sequence ATGAAAAAGTTAGTTCTGGCCGCATTACTTGCCTCTTTTGCCGTCGGCGCCTCTGCCGCTGAAAAAATCAGCTTCGGCGTCTCTGCGACCTATCCACCGTTCGAATCTATGGATGCGAATAACCAAATCGTCGGTTTCGACCTCGATCTGGCAAAAGCCTTGTGCAAACAGATGCAGGCAGAATGTACTTTCACCAACCATGCGTTTGACAGTCTGATCCCGGCACTCAAATTCAAGAAATATGACGCGGTGATTTCCGGTATGGATATCACGCCGGAGCGGAGCAAGCAGGTGGCGTTTACAGCCCCCTACTATGCCAACTCGGCGCTGGTAATTTCGAAGAAAGGGACTTACAAAACCTTCGCCGATCTGAAAGGCAAACGTATCGGGATGGAAAACGGCACCACCCACCAGAAGTACTTGCAGGATAAGCATCCGGAAGTGAAAACGGTGGCCTATGACAGCTATCAGAACGCGTTTATCGACCTGAAAAATGGCCGTATTGATGGCGTGTTCGGTGATACCGCGGTGGTGAACGAGTGGCTGAAAACCAACCCACAACTGGGGCCAGCAACCGAGAAAGTGACCGATCCGCAGTACTTCGGCACTGGTCTCGGCATCGCGGTTCGCCCGGACAACAAAGTGCTGCTGGAGAAACTGAATGCGGCACTGGTGGCCATTAAAGCTGACGGGACTTACCAAAAAATCAACGATCAGTGGTTCCCGCAGTAA
- the rlmC gene encoding 23S rRNA (uracil(747)-C(5))-methyltransferase RlmC, with amino-acid sequence MQCALYDAGRCRSCQWITQPVGEQHAAKTADLKNLLAGFSVGEWCAPVSGPEKAFRNKAKMVVSGSVEKPLLGMLHRDGTPEDLCDCPLYPASFAPVFAVLKPFIARAGLTPYNVARKRGELKYLLLTESQFDGGMMLRFVLRSESKLAQLRAALPWLQTQLPQLKVISVNLQPVHMAIMEGETEIFLTEQQALAERFNDVPLWIRPQSFFQTNPAVASLLYATARDWVRQLPVNHMWDLFCGVGGFGLHCATPDMQLTGIEIAPEAIACARQSALELGLTNLHFQALDSTQFATGQGAVPELVLVNPPRRGIGKPLCDYLGQMAPQCIIYSSCNAQTMAKDIAALPGYRIERVQLFDMFPHTAHYEVLTLLLRD; translated from the coding sequence ATGCAGTGCGCACTCTATGACGCCGGTCGCTGTCGCTCCTGTCAGTGGATAACGCAGCCCGTTGGCGAGCAACACGCCGCCAAAACCGCCGATCTGAAAAATCTGCTTGCCGGTTTTTCGGTCGGAGAATGGTGCGCACCGGTTAGCGGCCCGGAAAAGGCGTTTCGTAATAAAGCGAAAATGGTGGTCAGTGGCAGCGTGGAGAAACCGCTGCTGGGGATGCTGCACCGCGACGGGACGCCGGAAGATTTGTGCGATTGCCCGCTCTATCCCGCCTCGTTTGCGCCAGTGTTTGCCGTGCTGAAACCGTTTATTGCGCGCGCCGGATTAACCCCTTATAACGTGGCGCGCAAGCGTGGGGAACTGAAGTACCTCCTGCTGACGGAAAGCCAGTTTGATGGCGGTATGATGCTGCGCTTTGTGCTGCGTTCCGAAAGCAAACTGGCGCAGTTACGCGCTGCGCTGCCGTGGTTGCAGACGCAACTGCCGCAGCTGAAGGTCATCAGCGTTAATCTCCAGCCGGTGCATATGGCGATTATGGAAGGGGAGACGGAAATCTTCCTGACCGAACAGCAGGCGCTGGCGGAGCGGTTTAACGACGTGCCGCTGTGGATTCGCCCACAAAGTTTCTTCCAGACCAATCCGGCGGTGGCTAGCCTGTTGTATGCGACGGCGCGTGACTGGGTGCGACAGCTGCCGGTGAACCACATGTGGGATCTGTTCTGCGGCGTTGGTGGTTTTGGCCTGCACTGCGCGACGCCGGACATGCAGTTGACTGGAATTGAAATCGCGCCGGAAGCCATTGCCTGTGCCAGACAATCTGCGCTGGAACTGGGCTTAACCAATCTTCATTTTCAGGCGCTGGATTCCACGCAGTTTGCCACCGGGCAAGGGGCGGTGCCGGAACTGGTGCTGGTGAATCCGCCGCGGCGCGGTATCGGCAAACCGCTCTGCGATTATCTGGGACAGATGGCGCCGCAGTGCATTATTTATTCGAGCTGTAATGCGCAGACGATGGCAAAAGACATTGCCGCGTTGCCGGGCTACCGTATTGAACGGGTACAGCTGTTCGATATGTTCCCACATACCGCGCATTATGAAGTGCTGACATTGTTGTTGAGGGACTAG
- a CDS encoding DUF2593 family protein has product MEDDSLGFFKKSSSSHARLNVPALVQVAALAIIMIRGLDLLMIFNTLGVRGLVEFIHRSVQTWNLTLVFLGSLVLVFVEIGCAFSLVKGRNWARWLYLLTQVIAAGYLWAASLGYGYPELFSIAGESKREILRTLVMQKLPDMLVLLLLFVPAASRRFFRLQ; this is encoded by the coding sequence ATGGAAGACGACTCGTTGGGATTTTTTAAAAAATCATCCTCATCACATGCCCGCCTGAACGTGCCTGCGCTGGTTCAGGTGGCGGCGCTCGCCATTATTATGATCCGTGGGCTCGACCTGCTGATGATCTTTAACACGCTCGGCGTCCGCGGACTGGTTGAGTTTATCCATCGCAGCGTACAAACCTGGAATTTGACGCTGGTTTTTCTGGGCAGTCTGGTGCTGGTGTTTGTTGAGATAGGCTGCGCATTTTCATTGGTGAAAGGGCGCAACTGGGCGCGGTGGCTATATCTCCTCACACAGGTGATTGCCGCAGGCTATTTGTGGGCGGCCTCGCTGGGCTACGGCTATCCCGAGCTGTTCAGCATTGCCGGTGAGTCAAAGCGGGAGATTCTGCGTACGCTGGTGATGCAAAAATTGCCCGATATGCTGGTGCTGTTATTACTGTTTGTGCCCGCGGCCAGTCGTCGCTTCTTCCGCTTACAATAA